In Candidatus Binatia bacterium, a single genomic region encodes these proteins:
- the mutL gene encoding DNA mismatch repair endonuclease MutL, whose amino-acid sequence MAAIAELDAVTIGQIAAGEIIDRPASIVKELVENAVDAGASRITVSVERGGLDAIEVVDDGKGIAAGDLPLAVRRHATSKLRSADELEHIATLGFRGEGLASIAAVSQTEILSRQAECAVGARLRAHAEEVEAVEPSPAPVGTSVRAAALFENLPVRREYLRSPNAEFNRISSWLASFALAYPRCTFTLRHDGKDVWVMPASDDERERLAMVFGRRAAQTLLPLDASAARMLEGGLRGYISAPGSDRPDRRMQLLFVNGRLVRNALLAGAWTSGYATFAMTGRHPYGVVFIDLPPDHVDPNVHPTKSEVRLRYGGQVFDVVRRAIAATLNAHAGARFREQTGGAGVEFSFAPPDPAATPAALFEAGVEAAVRPAGGMRVLAQLDRTFVLAADGEALLLVDQHAAHERIAYEAIRAAARNRAPNEPLLVPQLIELDPVQSAALDRALELLREAGLEIEPFGERTYRVVATPAGYGARAFDLAGFLDDLSDEPKQRDVRERVWASLACHSVAVAGERLDLAEMTALVERLQHCENPMHCPHGRPTMVRLGSTEIARMFKRV is encoded by the coding sequence GTGGCAGCGATTGCGGAACTCGACGCGGTAACGATCGGTCAGATCGCCGCGGGCGAGATCATCGACAGGCCGGCCTCGATCGTGAAGGAGCTCGTCGAGAACGCCGTCGACGCAGGGGCCTCACGCATCACGGTTAGCGTCGAGCGCGGCGGTCTCGATGCAATCGAAGTCGTCGACGACGGAAAGGGCATCGCGGCCGGCGACCTCCCGCTTGCGGTGCGGCGGCACGCGACGAGCAAGCTGCGCTCCGCAGACGAGCTCGAGCACATCGCGACGCTGGGCTTCCGCGGAGAGGGCCTCGCGTCGATCGCCGCCGTCTCGCAGACCGAGATCTTATCGAGACAGGCCGAGTGTGCCGTGGGAGCGCGGCTTCGCGCTCACGCTGAAGAGGTCGAGGCCGTCGAACCCTCGCCGGCTCCGGTCGGTACCTCGGTTCGCGCCGCGGCGCTCTTCGAGAACCTTCCGGTGCGCCGCGAGTACCTTCGCTCGCCCAATGCCGAGTTCAATCGGATCTCGTCGTGGCTTGCGAGCTTCGCGCTCGCATATCCGCGGTGCACCTTCACGTTGCGGCACGATGGAAAGGACGTCTGGGTGATGCCCGCGAGCGACGACGAGCGCGAGCGGCTCGCGATGGTCTTCGGGCGACGTGCCGCGCAGACGCTCTTACCGCTCGATGCATCGGCCGCTCGCATGCTCGAAGGAGGGTTGCGCGGATATATCAGCGCGCCGGGGTCCGACAGGCCGGACCGGCGCATGCAGCTGCTCTTCGTGAACGGCAGACTCGTCCGAAACGCGCTCTTGGCGGGAGCGTGGACGAGCGGCTATGCGACGTTTGCGATGACCGGCCGCCATCCGTACGGGGTCGTCTTCATCGATCTTCCGCCCGATCACGTGGACCCGAACGTCCACCCGACGAAGAGCGAGGTTCGTCTGCGCTACGGTGGTCAGGTCTTCGATGTCGTGCGGCGCGCGATTGCCGCGACGCTGAACGCGCACGCGGGTGCGAGATTTCGCGAACAGACCGGCGGCGCCGGCGTAGAGTTCTCGTTCGCGCCGCCCGATCCAGCGGCGACGCCGGCCGCGCTCTTCGAGGCGGGCGTCGAAGCGGCGGTGCGCCCCGCCGGCGGAATGCGCGTGCTGGCGCAACTCGACCGCACGTTTGTTTTGGCCGCCGACGGCGAGGCGCTCTTGCTGGTGGATCAGCATGCCGCGCACGAGCGCATCGCCTACGAAGCGATCCGCGCAGCGGCGCGAAACCGAGCCCCGAACGAGCCGCTCTTGGTTCCGCAGCTCATCGAGCTCGACCCCGTGCAGAGCGCCGCCTTAGACCGCGCCCTCGAGCTGTTGCGCGAAGCCGGGTTGGAGATCGAGCCGTTCGGAGAACGCACGTATCGCGTCGTGGCGACGCCGGCCGGCTACGGCGCGCGGGCGTTCGATCTCGCGGGCTTTCTCGACGACCTCAGCGACGAGCCGAAGCAACGCGACGTCCGCGAGCGGGTCTGGGCATCGTTGGCCTGCCACAGCGTCGCGGTCGCGGGCGAACGCCTCGATCTTGCGGAGATGACGGCGCTCGTCGAGCGACTGCAGCACTGCGAGAACCCGATGCACTGCCCGCACGGCCGCCCGACGATGGTTCGCCTCGGCTCGACCGAGATCGCGCGCATGTTCAAGCGTGTCTGA
- a CDS encoding Nramp family divalent metal transporter, translating to MARPSIWRSIVMFLSIVGPGIITANADNDVGGILTYSQAGAQFGYSILCLLIPIAVVLIVVQEMCARMGAITGKGLADLIRENFNIRVTFWVLFLFVLGDIGNTTTEFAGVASSAPIFATYLPSINAEAFKIALVLGAAVFVFSIVTRGTYKVLERIFFAFCFVYVAYAVSAFVVHPDWHQVLRSTFVPHFTPSRALTLMIIAVIGTTISPWMQFYVQAAVVDKGVREKDYKFSRIDVAVGAVWADVIAYFIIVACAATIYVSNLHATNPIVVRDAGDVAVALTPIAGKFASLLFALGLLNAAVFTATILPLSTAYYVCEAFGFERGVDHSFGEAKIFYGFYLALIVIGAGIVIIPHAPLLAIIFYSQVANGVLLPIVLVLMLLLVNNRKLMGRYVNGPVTNVIAWATIVVVAVLTVVSTAQIVFPSLGS from the coding sequence GTGGCACGCCCCAGCATCTGGCGATCGATCGTGATGTTTCTCTCGATCGTCGGGCCGGGCATCATCACGGCCAACGCCGACAACGACGTCGGCGGCATCCTCACGTACTCGCAGGCGGGCGCGCAGTTCGGCTATTCCATCCTCTGCCTGCTGATTCCGATCGCCGTCGTGCTGATCGTAGTGCAGGAGATGTGCGCCCGAATGGGAGCGATCACCGGCAAGGGTCTAGCCGATTTGATACGCGAGAACTTTAACATTCGCGTGACTTTTTGGGTGCTCTTCTTGTTCGTGCTCGGCGATATCGGAAACACGACCACCGAGTTCGCCGGCGTCGCTTCCTCGGCGCCCATCTTCGCGACCTATCTCCCTTCGATCAATGCCGAGGCGTTCAAGATCGCCCTCGTGCTCGGCGCCGCGGTCTTCGTCTTTTCGATCGTGACGCGCGGCACCTATAAGGTCCTCGAGCGTATCTTCTTTGCGTTTTGTTTCGTCTACGTGGCCTACGCGGTCAGCGCCTTCGTCGTCCACCCCGATTGGCACCAGGTCCTTCGCAGCACGTTCGTTCCGCATTTCACGCCCTCGCGCGCGTTGACGCTGATGATCATCGCGGTCATCGGCACGACGATCTCTCCGTGGATGCAGTTCTACGTCCAGGCGGCCGTCGTGGATAAAGGCGTTCGCGAAAAGGATTATAAGTTCTCTCGAATCGACGTTGCCGTCGGCGCCGTCTGGGCCGACGTCATTGCGTACTTCATCATCGTCGCTTGCGCGGCAACCATCTACGTCAGCAACTTGCACGCGACGAACCCGATCGTCGTACGCGACGCCGGCGACGTCGCGGTGGCGCTGACGCCGATCGCGGGGAAGTTCGCCTCGCTGCTCTTTGCGCTCGGCCTGCTCAATGCCGCCGTCTTCACGGCGACGATTCTCCCGCTCTCGACGGCCTACTACGTCTGCGAGGCGTTCGGATTCGAACGCGGCGTGGACCACAGCTTCGGTGAGGCGAAGATCTTCTACGGCTTCTACCTGGCCTTGATCGTGATCGGCGCCGGGATCGTCATCATTCCGCACGCGCCGCTCTTGGCGATCATCTTCTACTCGCAGGTCGCAAACGGCGTCCTGCTTCCGATCGTCTTGGTGCTCATGCTCTTGCTCGTCAATAACCGCAAGCTCATGGGCCGCTACGTTAACGGGCCCGTAACGAACGTCATCGCATGGGCGACGATCGTTGTCGTCGCCGTGCTCACGGTCGTCTCGACCGCGCAGATCGTCTTCCCCTCGCTCGGGAGTTAG